Proteins co-encoded in one Metabacillus sp. KUDC1714 genomic window:
- a CDS encoding AAA family ATPase translates to MDNLQSFNLPDEIKTLIQNRSQSPINEEEALLVGKGGFTPSDDSILIDAMIALALGKNVLLKGPTGSGKTKLAETLSNLFQQPMHSINCSIDMDAEALLGFKTIENQNGSTTIKFVNGPVVKSMKSGHLLYIDEINMAKPETLPILNGVLDYRRMITNPFTGEVIKADRYFGVVAAINEGYVGTVPLNEALKNRFVVIDVPYIQGQELNNVLQSQSRLTDKKLLNTFTKLSADLLALVHNGQVSEEAASIRALIDTCDLAGFLPPLRAIERGIVDKLEDEREKAAIRNLAETLFE, encoded by the coding sequence ATGGATAATTTACAATCTTTTAATTTACCTGATGAAATAAAAACACTTATACAAAATCGTTCACAAAGCCCAATTAATGAAGAAGAAGCTTTATTAGTAGGAAAAGGTGGATTTACGCCATCAGATGATTCGATTTTAATAGATGCAATGATAGCACTGGCATTAGGGAAAAATGTCTTATTGAAAGGCCCAACAGGATCTGGAAAGACAAAGCTTGCAGAAACATTGTCTAATTTATTTCAACAACCAATGCACAGTATAAACTGTTCAATTGATATGGATGCGGAAGCACTTTTAGGATTTAAAACGATTGAAAATCAAAATGGATCCACAACGATTAAATTTGTGAATGGTCCTGTTGTAAAATCGATGAAAAGTGGACATTTATTATATATTGATGAAATAAATATGGCGAAACCTGAAACATTGCCTATTTTAAATGGAGTGCTTGATTATCGAAGAATGATCACAAATCCATTTACTGGTGAAGTTATTAAAGCAGATAGATATTTTGGTGTGGTTGCAGCTATCAATGAAGGATATGTTGGGACAGTGCCATTAAATGAGGCGCTTAAAAATCGTTTTGTCGTCATCGATGTACCTTATATTCAAGGTCAAGAATTAAATAATGTCTTACAAAGCCAATCAAGACTTACTGATAAAAAATTATTAAATACCTTTACGAAGCTTTCAGCAGATTTGCTTGCACTTGTACATAATGGGCAAGTATCTGAGGAAGCAGCTTCAATTCGTGCATTAATAGACACCTGTGATTTAGCAGGATTTTTACCACCACTTCGCGCCATTGAAAGAGGAATTGTTGATAAGTTAGAGGATGAAAGGGAAAAAGCGGCCATTCGCAATCTAGCAGAGACTTTATTCGAGTGA
- a CDS encoding YojF family protein codes for MKPITKQAVQAYLEQFLNKTVYIHLETTTGAYSAHKNESNMTVVAFIRNTKVTYHQAKITGNGPYRVGLKMNEGWIYAEGLTDWVYNDENQLLMAGHNSEGQLAIALQISEKPFQY; via the coding sequence ATGAAGCCAATAACAAAACAAGCTGTACAAGCATACTTAGAACAATTTTTAAACAAAACAGTTTATATACATTTAGAAACGACAACAGGAGCATACTCTGCTCATAAAAACGAATCAAACATGACTGTAGTTGCATTTATTCGAAATACAAAAGTAACGTATCATCAAGCAAAAATTACTGGAAATGGTCCTTATCGTGTCGGATTAAAAATGAATGAAGGATGGATTTATGCAGAGGGTTTAACGGACTGGGTCTATAATGATGAAAATCAACTATTAATGGCTGGTCACAACTCAGAAGGACAATTAGCTATTGCTTTACAAATAAGTGAAAAACCTTTCCAGTATTAA
- the sucA gene encoding 2-oxoglutarate dehydrogenase E1 component: MSEGTLKRKFPWEDFHGPNLGYVMEQYDQYKVDPNSIDIELKEIFDNWGSPSIQTNQMTISADNEHLSADKMTKIAEAVNLVTNIRRHGHLNAAIYPFEDCSEKNEFLLLEEYDLTEEDLKDIPAHLLCKDAPAHVTNGLEAYKYLKEVYKSSIAFEFSHVHNYEEKTWLVKMVESGSIFKDLSKEKRTSILKRLTEVEGFEQYLHRTFVGQKRFSIEGLDMLVPILDELISSAVQVGTDTINIGMAHRGRLNVLAHVLGKPYEIIFSEFQHAPNKELVPSEGSIGINYGWSGDVKYHLGANKQIKDENTVRAKVTLANNPSHLEFIDPIVEGYTRSAQEDRSEKGYPKLNVSDAMAILIHGDAAFPGEGIVAETLNLNKLTGYQTGGTIHIIANNMIGFTTESRDSRSTKYASDLAKGYEIPIVHVNADDPEACLAAVLIAMEYRNKFKSDFLIDLIGYRRFGHNEMDEPSMTQPKLYEKVRKHPTVRELYGNKLENEGVLKSEDIKNIIEDVETTLEKAFQKVPDKNVAQAHEIKLPEFVNSGLPDLKTAVDKANLLKLNEEIVNWPENFKVFPKLQRILEKRAKELSENGKVDWSLGEALAFASILEDGTPIRLTGQDSQRGTFAHRHIVIHDIENGETYSPLHRLTDAKASFAVHNSPLSEGSVLGFEYGYNVFAPETLVLWEAQFGDFANAAQVFFDQFIAAGRAKWGQKSGLVMLLPHGFEGQGPEHSSARLERYLQLAAEDSWTVANLTSAAQYFHILRRQADLLKREEVRPLVIMTPKSLLRKQQSVSDINELSEGEFKPVVEQPGLGHTPEKVKRLVLCSGKVSIDLADKLKTIEDNTDWVHILRVEELYPFPKKIISSIIESMTSLEEIIWVQEEPQNMGAWLFIDPRLRDIAPEGVPVRYIGRRRRQSPAEGDPNIHKKDQERIVTEALTQKVLDQSFVNSK, translated from the coding sequence ATGTCAGAAGGTACACTGAAGAGAAAATTCCCTTGGGAAGACTTCCATGGTCCAAACCTCGGCTATGTCATGGAGCAATATGATCAATATAAAGTTGATCCAAACTCTATTGATATAGAATTAAAGGAAATCTTTGATAACTGGGGTTCTCCTTCTATACAGACTAATCAAATGACAATATCAGCTGATAACGAACATCTTAGTGCTGATAAAATGACCAAAATTGCAGAAGCAGTTAATCTAGTAACAAATATTCGCAGACATGGACACTTAAATGCAGCTATTTATCCGTTTGAGGATTGTAGTGAAAAAAATGAATTTCTTCTTTTAGAAGAATATGATTTGACAGAAGAGGATTTAAAGGATATACCTGCTCATCTATTATGTAAGGATGCTCCAGCACATGTAACAAATGGGCTAGAAGCGTATAAATACTTAAAAGAGGTATATAAAAGTTCAATTGCATTTGAATTCAGCCATGTACACAATTATGAAGAAAAAACTTGGCTAGTAAAGATGGTTGAATCCGGTAGTATTTTTAAGGATTTATCTAAGGAAAAACGTACTTCTATTTTAAAACGATTAACAGAGGTTGAAGGTTTTGAACAATACCTCCATCGTACTTTTGTTGGACAAAAGCGTTTTTCAATTGAAGGGTTGGACATGCTAGTACCAATTCTAGATGAATTGATTTCTAGTGCTGTACAAGTTGGTACAGATACAATAAATATTGGAATGGCCCATCGTGGTCGCTTAAATGTATTAGCACATGTACTTGGCAAGCCATATGAAATTATTTTTTCTGAATTTCAACATGCACCGAATAAAGAATTAGTACCTTCTGAGGGTTCAATAGGCATTAATTATGGTTGGAGCGGTGATGTTAAGTATCATTTAGGTGCTAATAAACAGATTAAAGATGAAAATACAGTTCGAGCGAAAGTAACATTAGCAAACAATCCAAGTCACTTAGAATTTATTGATCCAATTGTTGAAGGTTACACTCGTTCAGCTCAAGAGGATCGTTCCGAAAAGGGCTATCCTAAGCTAAATGTTAGTGATGCTATGGCCATCTTAATTCATGGGGATGCTGCATTCCCGGGTGAAGGAATCGTTGCTGAAACGCTTAACTTAAATAAGTTAACAGGTTACCAAACTGGTGGGACGATACATATCATTGCCAATAATATGATCGGATTTACAACAGAAAGCCGTGATTCTCGTTCAACAAAATATGCTAGTGATTTAGCAAAAGGTTATGAAATTCCAATTGTCCACGTAAATGCAGATGATCCAGAAGCATGTTTAGCTGCTGTATTGATCGCGATGGAATATAGAAATAAATTTAAAAGCGACTTCTTAATCGATTTAATCGGCTATAGAAGATTTGGACATAACGAAATGGATGAACCATCAATGACTCAGCCTAAGTTGTATGAAAAGGTTCGTAAACATCCAACAGTTCGTGAATTATATGGTAATAAATTAGAAAATGAAGGCGTTTTAAAGTCTGAAGATATTAAAAATATTATCGAGGATGTTGAAACAACTCTTGAGAAGGCTTTTCAAAAAGTACCTGATAAAAATGTAGCACAGGCTCACGAAATAAAACTTCCTGAATTTGTGAATAGTGGATTGCCGGATTTAAAGACTGCAGTAGATAAAGCTAATTTACTAAAATTAAATGAAGAGATTGTGAACTGGCCGGAAAACTTTAAAGTATTTCCTAAGCTGCAAAGAATTTTAGAGAAAAGAGCAAAAGAACTTTCTGAAAATGGAAAAGTAGATTGGTCTTTAGGAGAAGCGTTAGCCTTCGCGTCAATTTTAGAAGATGGTACTCCAATCCGTTTAACAGGACAGGATTCACAACGTGGTACATTTGCCCATCGACATATTGTTATTCACGACATTGAAAATGGAGAAACTTATTCACCGCTTCACCGTTTAACAGATGCAAAAGCATCATTTGCTGTTCACAATAGTCCATTATCTGAGGGTTCTGTTCTGGGATTTGAATATGGATATAATGTGTTCGCACCAGAAACATTAGTTTTATGGGAAGCACAATTTGGTGATTTCGCAAATGCTGCCCAAGTATTTTTCGATCAGTTTATAGCAGCAGGTCGAGCGAAATGGGGTCAAAAGTCTGGTTTAGTCATGCTTTTACCTCATGGATTTGAAGGGCAAGGTCCTGAACATTCAAGTGCTCGTTTAGAGCGCTACTTACAATTGGCAGCAGAAGATAGCTGGACAGTTGCAAATTTAACAAGTGCAGCTCAATATTTCCATATTTTACGTCGTCAAGCAGATTTGTTGAAACGTGAGGAAGTTCGTCCATTAGTCATTATGACTCCAAAAAGCTTATTACGTAAACAACAATCAGTTTCTGATATAAATGAGTTAAGTGAAGGGGAGTTTAAGCCTGTAGTCGAACAACCAGGACTAGGACATACTCCAGAAAAAGTGAAAAGACTTGTATTATGTAGCGGAAAAGTTTCAATTGATCTAGCAGATAAGCTAAAAACTATTGAAGACAATACAGATTGGGTACACATCTTAAGAGTAGAAGAACTTTATCCATTCCCTAAAAAGATTATTTCATCGATTATTGAGAGCATGACATCTCTTGAAGAAATAATCTGGGTTCAAGAAGAACCACAAAATATGGGTGCTTGGTTGTTTATTGATCCTAGATTACGTGATATCGCACCTGAGGGAGTTCCAGTACGATATATTGGTAGAAGAAGAAGACAAAGTCCTGCTGAAGGAGATCCAAATATTCACAAAAAGGATCAAGAAAGAATTGTAACTGAAGCATTGACTCAAAAAGTATTAGACCAATCATTTGTAAATTCTAAATAA
- a CDS encoding C40 family peptidase, translating to MKQKLIGLTATAVVGSSLFTSIAAADNVKVESGDTLWELSHKYNTSVNTLMSLNGLKSDFLRVGQVLEIPGTTNNPSSGTPVKSETTQKTSTKAHKVKSGDSLWDLARAYGTSVAELKKLNGLKSDMIYVGQNLIVNKSTTESTGNSQTEEPVKQPTQTGTTGSYKVKSGDSLWKIANKYNLTIAEIKVANNLTSDMLRIGQVLKLTGAVNTSSEDKTVTPETTTNSSKVDKMISEAKALMGTPYRWAGNTPSGFDCSGFIYYVLNKVTSVSRLSTAGYWDTMKSISTPSKGDFVYFTTYKAGPSHMGIYLGNNEFIHASSSGVTISNLDNSYWKQRYLGAKRF from the coding sequence ATGAAACAAAAACTGATTGGATTGACAGCAACAGCAGTAGTAGGATCGTCCCTATTTACTTCAATAGCAGCAGCAGACAATGTGAAGGTGGAAAGCGGGGATACTCTTTGGGAGTTATCTCATAAATATAACACGTCCGTTAATACATTAATGAGTCTGAATGGATTAAAGTCGGATTTCTTAAGAGTAGGACAAGTTCTGGAAATTCCAGGTACAACTAATAATCCGTCTTCTGGAACACCAGTTAAATCTGAAACAACACAAAAAACTTCTACTAAAGCACATAAGGTGAAATCTGGAGATTCTTTATGGGATTTAGCTAGGGCGTATGGTACATCAGTAGCTGAATTGAAAAAGCTCAATGGTCTAAAAAGTGATATGATTTATGTAGGGCAAAATCTGATCGTAAATAAATCGACTACAGAATCAACAGGTAATAGTCAAACAGAAGAACCTGTTAAGCAGCCGACTCAAACAGGTACAACTGGTTCATACAAAGTGAAATCTGGTGATTCTCTATGGAAAATCGCCAATAAGTATAACCTAACTATCGCAGAGATTAAGGTTGCTAATAATCTAACATCAGACATGCTAAGAATCGGGCAAGTTTTAAAGCTGACTGGGGCAGTAAATACATCTTCTGAGGATAAAACAGTTACACCGGAAACCACAACCAATTCAAGTAAAGTTGATAAAATGATTAGTGAAGCTAAAGCCTTAATGGGTACTCCGTATAGATGGGCTGGGAATACACCTTCTGGTTTTGATTGCAGTGGATTCATTTACTATGTCCTAAATAAAGTTACATCTGTTTCTCGTTTAAGCACAGCAGGGTATTGGGATACGATGAAGTCAATTAGCACACCTTCTAAAGGTGATTTTGTCTATTTTACAACCTATAAAGCAGGTCCCTCACATATGGGAATTTATTTAGGAAATAATGAATTTATTCATGCTAGTAGTTCTGGTGTTACAATATCCAACTTAGATAATTCGTATTGGAAGCAACGTTATTTAGGTGCTAAACGTTTCTAA
- a CDS encoding MATE family efflux transporter, giving the protein MKKTVTKREKIIQLSSILFPILITQLGLYSMNFFDTTMSGKVHPTDLAGVAIGSSLWVPVYTGLSGILLSITPIIAHLVGANKNKEVPNIIIQGLYLSVILSIIIIIVGYFSLDPILTNMGLEQEVRHIAKGYLIALSFGILPLFIYAVLRCFIDALGFTRVTMFITLTSLPINFVFNYLFIFGKFGLPKLGGIGAGVASAITYWCITVIALVIIMKQSPFKEYYVFKTFYKASFKAWNEILKIGVPIGLSIFFETSIFAAVTLLMSQYNTITIASHQAAINFASFLYMLPLSISMALTIIVGHEVGAKRLKDAKQYSYIGIGLAIFLSALSAACIYFFRPEVASIYTSDAAVLKLTQDFLIYAIFFQLSDAIAAPIQGVLRGYKDVNITFIMALVSYWVIGLPVGYLLATYTTLDAFGFWIGLISGLAAGAIGLSIRLHIIQRKNEIALIQKS; this is encoded by the coding sequence ATGAAGAAAACAGTTACAAAACGCGAAAAGATCATTCAATTATCGAGTATTTTATTCCCGATACTCATTACACAATTAGGATTGTATTCGATGAACTTTTTCGATACAACAATGTCAGGAAAAGTTCATCCTACTGACTTAGCAGGGGTTGCGATTGGTTCAAGTCTATGGGTGCCAGTTTATACAGGATTAAGTGGAATCTTGCTCTCCATAACACCAATTATTGCTCATTTAGTTGGTGCTAACAAAAATAAAGAAGTACCAAATATAATTATCCAAGGTTTATATTTAAGTGTAATACTTTCAATAATTATTATCATTGTTGGTTATTTTTCTTTAGATCCAATCTTAACTAACATGGGCCTAGAACAAGAAGTCCGCCATATTGCAAAGGGTTATTTAATTGCCTTATCTTTTGGAATTTTACCTTTGTTTATCTACGCTGTTTTAAGATGTTTTATCGATGCACTAGGTTTTACTAGAGTGACAATGTTTATTACTTTAACCTCACTACCAATTAATTTTGTGTTTAATTATTTATTTATTTTTGGAAAATTCGGGTTACCTAAACTTGGGGGAATCGGTGCAGGTGTTGCCTCTGCTATTACGTATTGGTGTATTACTGTCATTGCGTTAGTCATTATTATGAAGCAGTCTCCTTTTAAAGAGTATTACGTATTTAAAACATTTTATAAGGCTTCTTTTAAGGCATGGAATGAGATATTAAAAATAGGCGTTCCTATTGGATTATCTATTTTTTTTGAAACAAGTATTTTTGCCGCTGTTACCCTATTAATGAGCCAATACAATACGATCACGATCGCTTCCCATCAAGCTGCGATAAACTTCGCCTCCTTTCTTTATATGCTTCCATTAAGTATTTCAATGGCCTTAACAATCATTGTCGGCCATGAAGTTGGTGCAAAACGGTTAAAGGATGCAAAGCAATATAGTTATATAGGAATTGGATTGGCTATCTTTCTCTCAGCTTTATCTGCAGCTTGTATCTATTTCTTCCGACCTGAGGTTGCATCTATTTATACGTCAGATGCAGCTGTATTAAAACTAACTCAGGACTTTTTAATCTATGCAATATTTTTTCAACTTTCAGATGCAATCGCTGCTCCTATTCAAGGAGTTTTAAGAGGATATAAGGATGTCAATATTACTTTTATAATGGCTCTTGTCTCATATTGGGTTATCGGATTACCTGTCGGCTATCTGTTAGCAACCTATACAACATTAGATGCATTTGGATTTTGGATCGGGTTAATTTCTGGGCTCGCAGCGGGTGCTATTGGACTGTCAATTCGACTTCATATTATTCAGAGGAAAAATGAGATTGCCCTAATACAAAAAAGCTAA
- the bshB2 gene encoding bacillithiol biosynthesis deacetylase BshB2 yields the protein MKEHVLVILPHPDDESFGVAGLIAQKRKAGIPVTYACGTLGEMGRNMGNPLFANRESLPIIRKKELEDACRAMDVQDLRMLGLRDKTIEFEDDEELADMMEEIIDNVEPTLIVTFYPGFAVHPDHDACGAAVIRALKRRPIEKRPVTYCLAFSNNRFEKIGDPDITINITDVADIKLQALKAHRSQTEGMLKQMEEKLLNNDPEAKHWFEQETYYTYKWEDREK from the coding sequence ATGAAAGAACATGTTTTAGTAATTTTACCGCACCCTGATGATGAGTCATTTGGTGTTGCAGGACTAATTGCACAAAAAAGAAAAGCTGGTATTCCGGTTACATATGCTTGTGGTACCTTAGGTGAAATGGGAAGAAATATGGGAAATCCACTTTTTGCTAATCGTGAATCTTTACCAATTATCAGGAAGAAAGAGTTAGAGGACGCTTGTAGGGCAATGGACGTACAAGACTTAAGGATGCTTGGACTCCGTGATAAAACAATAGAATTTGAAGATGATGAAGAGTTAGCTGATATGATGGAGGAAATAATTGATAATGTTGAGCCCACACTTATTGTTACGTTTTATCCAGGGTTTGCAGTCCACCCGGATCACGATGCATGCGGTGCTGCAGTTATTCGTGCATTAAAACGTCGACCGATTGAAAAACGTCCTGTAACCTATTGTCTGGCTTTTTCAAATAATCGCTTTGAAAAAATTGGTGACCCAGATATTACGATTAATATTACAGATGTAGCGGATATAAAATTACAAGCACTTAAGGCTCACCGTTCACAAACTGAAGGGATGTTAAAGCAGATGGAAGAAAAGTTATTAAATAATGATCCAGAAGCTAAGCATTGGTTTGAGCAAGAAACGTACTATACTTACAAATGGGAAGACAGAGAAAAATAG
- a CDS encoding vWA domain-containing protein, whose product MRFIKFNDQQVDSFLFMELSDLAKALTKLSDIEVDYSVQSYIDPVQRKIYVSHFWDHREKNETVPALKSDIYLRCIGNFYHTNFQEIGLFIEKTKLLKLNGFAKQLCMLLEDLRLEEICKKERPGTKRAFEVRRNLYRKYFHSQLTIHQERSILTDALFNTLYLRLTAQSPLEQMPILSDSVDRALPFIESKIFQVYEVNTTKAVIQIVLDIMDVLEEMLEKDMLNTYFYLADLPYGSYETNSLFDELKRKSKLKNKDSLEEAKKGDEDVHGDKLPTWHSETSKPTKSFLQFDLEQGTNTTINGDGIVREGDDGDQALAMVQGTSKKAKKNDYSKLEALENKSEDRSMAGDLVYGKENKFAVPVFVEAKQPLPNELEQYKKDRNDILLFQNKLKLMIQKTLEHKRTLPRTDLHIGRLNKKLLRLLTDENPKLFYKKQEKSQQIDAVFTLLVDCSASMFDKMEQTKLGITLFHETLKSVRVPHQIVGFWEDTNEASKTRQPNHFHTVITFDDSLKQQSGPEIMQLSPEEDNRDGYAIRHMTKQLTMRNEKQKFLLVFSDGEPAAMGYERNGIIDTHEAVLEARKLGIEVMNVFLSRGEIDEPTKKTIQNIYGKYSIFVDKIEELPEQLFPLLKRLLLKTI is encoded by the coding sequence TTGAGATTTATTAAGTTTAACGATCAACAAGTTGATTCCTTTTTATTTATGGAATTATCTGACCTTGCAAAGGCACTTACGAAACTGAGTGATATTGAGGTTGACTATAGTGTGCAATCTTATATAGACCCCGTACAGCGTAAAATATATGTTAGCCATTTTTGGGATCATCGTGAAAAAAACGAAACCGTTCCTGCATTGAAAAGTGATATTTATCTAAGATGTATCGGTAATTTTTATCATACAAACTTTCAAGAAATTGGATTATTTATCGAAAAAACGAAGCTATTAAAGCTGAATGGCTTTGCGAAACAATTATGTATGTTATTAGAAGATTTACGCCTCGAGGAAATTTGTAAAAAAGAACGCCCAGGTACAAAACGAGCATTTGAGGTAAGAAGAAATTTATATCGAAAATATTTTCATAGTCAGCTAACCATTCATCAAGAGCGTAGTATATTGACAGATGCTCTCTTTAATACTCTTTATTTACGTTTAACAGCACAATCTCCATTAGAACAAATGCCAATATTATCAGATAGTGTTGATCGTGCTCTTCCATTTATTGAATCTAAAATCTTTCAAGTGTATGAAGTAAATACAACAAAAGCGGTCATTCAAATTGTCTTAGACATAATGGATGTTTTAGAAGAAATGCTTGAAAAAGATATGTTAAATACCTATTTCTATTTAGCGGATTTACCATATGGGTCCTATGAAACAAATAGTCTTTTTGATGAGTTAAAACGAAAATCAAAATTGAAAAATAAAGACTCTTTGGAAGAAGCTAAAAAAGGTGATGAAGATGTACATGGAGATAAGTTACCAACATGGCATAGTGAAACAAGCAAACCTACGAAAAGCTTTTTGCAATTTGATTTAGAGCAAGGGACAAACACGACAATAAATGGGGATGGCATTGTCCGTGAAGGTGATGATGGTGATCAAGCACTTGCGATGGTACAAGGTACGTCAAAGAAAGCGAAAAAGAACGATTATTCAAAATTAGAAGCATTGGAAAATAAAAGTGAAGATCGTTCTATGGCAGGTGACCTTGTATATGGTAAAGAAAATAAATTTGCAGTTCCTGTATTTGTTGAAGCTAAACAACCTTTACCAAACGAACTAGAACAATACAAAAAAGATCGCAATGACATTCTCTTATTTCAGAATAAGCTAAAGCTTATGATTCAGAAAACATTGGAGCATAAAAGAACGCTACCTAGAACAGATCTTCATATCGGAAGGTTAAATAAAAAGCTTTTAAGACTTCTTACAGATGAAAATCCGAAGCTTTTTTATAAAAAACAAGAAAAATCGCAGCAAATAGATGCTGTTTTTACGCTCTTAGTTGATTGTTCGGCATCCATGTTTGATAAAATGGAACAAACGAAATTAGGAATCACACTTTTCCATGAAACGTTAAAATCAGTGAGAGTACCACATCAAATCGTTGGATTCTGGGAAGATACGAATGAGGCCTCAAAAACACGTCAACCAAATCATTTCCACACAGTAATAACATTTGATGATTCGCTAAAGCAACAATCCGGTCCTGAGATCATGCAGCTTTCACCTGAAGAGGATAACCGTGATGGATATGCTATAAGACATATGACAAAGCAATTAACGATGAGAAATGAAAAACAAAAATTTCTTCTCGTTTTTTCAGATGGTGAACCTGCAGCGATGGGATATGAGAGAAATGGTATTATCGACACACATGAAGCAGTTTTAGAGGCGAGAAAACTGGGAATAGAAGTAATGAACGTTTTTTTATCACGAGGAGAAATTGACGAACCCACAAAGAAGACAATTCAGAATATATATGGAAAATATAGTATCTTTGTTGATAAAATAGAAGAGCTTCCAGAGCAACTATTCCCGTTATTGAAAAGATTACTTTTAAAGACCATTTAA
- the rarD gene encoding EamA family transporter RarD, with product MNTSAGNTYKQGLIYTAGSYLLWGILPLYWKMIENVSAEEILAHRIFWSFLFMLILLSLNKEWKNIIVASKRMIKQPLLFLSLVFSSLLISINWFVYIWSVNNEHMIEASLGYYINPLISVLLGMIFFKEKLNFWQKMSFGVAAIGVMIMTIHYGEIPWVALTLALSFGLYGLTKKLTKFSSTIGLTFETMVVTPIAVYYLWVIASQGKSEFLAFDVSTNLLLVGAGVATALPLLLFASGAQRIPLFMVGVLQYIAPTITLVIGIVVYKEPFTTIEMVTFTFIWSALILFTLSNSKYFKKVEVKRSRKNTIGM from the coding sequence GTGAATACATCAGCAGGAAATACATACAAACAAGGACTTATTTATACAGCGGGATCATATTTACTTTGGGGGATATTACCTTTATATTGGAAAATGATTGAAAATGTATCAGCAGAAGAGATACTAGCACACAGAATATTTTGGTCATTTTTATTTATGCTCATTTTACTTTCTTTAAATAAAGAATGGAAAAATATAATAGTCGCAAGTAAGAGGATGATAAAACAACCGCTATTATTTCTTTCATTAGTTTTCTCATCTTTACTAATAAGCATAAATTGGTTTGTATACATATGGTCTGTTAATAATGAACATATGATTGAGGCAAGCTTAGGATATTATATAAATCCTTTAATAAGTGTCCTTTTAGGAATGATCTTCTTTAAAGAGAAGTTAAATTTTTGGCAAAAGATGTCCTTCGGTGTTGCGGCAATTGGTGTTATGATCATGACAATTCATTATGGGGAAATTCCATGGGTAGCATTAACTTTAGCATTAAGCTTTGGATTGTACGGGTTGACGAAAAAGCTGACAAAATTCAGTTCAACAATTGGCTTAACGTTTGAGACGATGGTTGTAACTCCGATAGCAGTATACTATTTATGGGTGATAGCTAGTCAAGGCAAATCTGAATTTTTAGCTTTTGATGTATCAACAAATTTATTATTGGTAGGAGCAGGTGTCGCAACAGCTTTACCATTATTACTTTTTGCAAGTGGTGCACAACGCATCCCATTATTTATGGTTGGAGTGCTCCAATATATAGCACCAACCATAACGTTAGTTATCGGAATTGTCGTATATAAAGAACCGTTTACGACGATTGAAATGGTTACATTTACGTTTATTTGGAGTGCATTAATCCTTTTTACATTATCTAATTCAAAATACTTTAAAAAAGTTGAAGTAAAACGATCAAGAAAAAATACAATTGGTATGTAA
- the cdaS gene encoding sporulation-specific diadenylate cyclase CdaS, with product MEGYNTVTNIKNHIAFHLEQIIEEAETMRSSIEDKDYCLLCELAHIKEQFNEIQTSASFFYLKTYIADFTQNYIDIAKAIQNLSERRHGALIIVERNNPVDSLLQGGIQLNANLSNRLIESIFFPGNPLHDGALHIKGDYIVSAANVLPLTTQNFGNEKVGTRHRAAIGLSELIDALVLVVSEETGRMSFALDGTLYPISTAKDSIH from the coding sequence TTGGAAGGCTACAATACAGTTACAAACATTAAGAATCATATAGCTTTTCATTTAGAACAAATTATTGAAGAAGCAGAAACGATGAGATCTTCGATAGAGGACAAGGACTATTGCTTATTATGTGAACTTGCACATATTAAAGAACAGTTTAATGAAATTCAAACTTCTGCTTCCTTTTTTTACTTAAAAACCTATATAGCAGACTTTACACAAAATTACATTGACATCGCAAAGGCTATTCAAAATTTATCTGAGCGACGCCATGGAGCACTAATAATTGTTGAACGTAATAATCCAGTTGACAGCCTCCTACAAGGGGGTATTCAATTAAATGCAAATCTATCGAACAGATTGATTGAAAGTATATTCTTTCCGGGAAATCCTTTACATGATGGCGCACTTCATATAAAAGGGGACTATATCGTATCAGCTGCGAATGTCTTACCATTAACTACGCAAAACTTTGGAAATGAAAAAGTTGGTACAAGGCATCGAGCTGCAATTGGACTTTCAGAATTGATAGATGCCCTTGTATTAGTGGTTTCAGAGGAAACAGGCAGAATGTCATTTGCCTTGGACGGTACACTATATCCAATTAGTACGGCAAAAGATAGTATTCACTAG